A genomic segment from Methanoplanus limicola DSM 2279 encodes:
- a CDS encoding 50S ribosomal protein L18 has product MATGPRYFVAFRRRREGKTDYYKRSKLVVSGKPRMVVRITNRQVICQLVEAGLEGDRTLVAAYSGELEKFGYKGYSGNTPAAYLTGMLFAVKAFNAGYEEAILDIGLHRATYGAKVFAALKGAVAAGLNIPHGEEILPDDDRVKGAHIVAYQPEKAGDLKENVEAAEDAIMKELK; this is encoded by the coding sequence ATGGCAACCGGACCAAGATATTTTGTTGCGTTCCGCAGGAGAAGGGAAGGTAAGACAGATTATTATAAGCGTTCAAAACTTGTTGTTTCAGGCAAACCCCGTATGGTGGTTCGCATTACAAACAGGCAGGTAATCTGTCAGCTCGTTGAAGCAGGTCTTGAGGGTGACAGAACTCTCGTAGCTGCATATTCGGGCGAACTTGAGAAATTTGGATATAAGGGTTACAGCGGTAACACACCAGCAGCATATCTTACAGGAATGCTCTTTGCAGTAAAGGCATTCAATGCAGGATATGAAGAGGCAATTCTTGACATAGGTCTTCACCGTGCAACATACGGTGCAAAGGTCTTTGCTGCACTTAAAGGTGCTGTGGCTGCCGGACTAAATATACCGCACGGAGAAGAGATTCTTCCGGATGACGACAGAGTAAAGGGCGCTCATATCGTAGCATATCAGCCTGAAAAGGCAGGCGACCTTAAAGAAAATGTCGAAGCGGCTGAAGATGCAATAATGAAGGAGCTGAAATAA